A single window of Culicoides brevitarsis isolate CSIRO-B50_1 chromosome 3, AGI_CSIRO_Cbre_v1, whole genome shotgun sequence DNA harbors:
- the LOC134835863 gene encoding mitochondrial import inner membrane translocase subunit Tim13-like codes for MSLDLGNLSSADKDNLMEQVQQQVAIANLQQMVSTMTSKCFEKCISKPGSELDSSDQKCLSMCMDRYFDTINTVSKTYTTRLQRESGMQ; via the exons atgtcACTGGACTTGGGAAATTTGTCATCCGCCGACAAGGACAACTTGATGGAACAAGTGCAACAACAAGTTGCCATCGCAAATCTCCAACAAATGGTTtcg ACAATGACGAGCAAATGTTTCGAGAAATGCATCTCCAAGCCCGGCTCTGAACTGGATTCCAGCGACCAAAAGTGCTTGTCGATGTGCATGGACCGATATTTTGACACAATTAATACCGTTTCGAAGACTTATACGACGCGGTTGCAACGCGAAAGTGGCATGCAATAG
- the LOC134835861 gene encoding uncharacterized protein LOC134835861 produces MSDQEEDPDLKNLVFSKLEKTAFLRNIRAQLRAQIYNLVESSNDEIRESKQTPLNNLLRTENGRLALGLVQDLLETLELRYTSNIFKSESAYDPSQCSTAELRNALDLPLDTDAYKNLPILLQLLDKINPDGEKSVSVDTTNKSISENISSNSL; encoded by the exons atgAGTGACCAAGAAGAGGATCCCGATTTGAAGAATTTGGTCTTCAGTAAACTCGAAAAAACTGCCTTTTTACGCAATATTCGG gCGCAACTTCGTGCTCAAATCTACAATTTAGTGGAATCGTCCAACGATGAGATCCGCGAAAGCAAACAGACGCCCCTGAATAATTTGTTGCGCACCGAAAACGGAAGACTTGCGCTCGGATTGGTGCAAGATTTGCTCGAAACGTTAGAGTTGCGGTACACAAGCAACATTTTCAAGTCGGAAAGTGCCTACGATCCGAGTCAATGTTCCACTGCCGAACTGCGAAATGCCCTAGACTTGCCTTTAGACACGGATGCCTACAAAAATTTGCCGATTTTGCTGCAGCTGCTCGACAAAATCAATCCGGATGGCGAGAAAAGTGTCTCTGTGGATACGACAAACAAGAGTATCAGCGAGAATATTAGCAGTAATTCGTTATAG
- the LOC134835859 gene encoding rabenosyn-5 gives MEMEGPSSDQSHNEQGAIIEGFLCPICKSDLKTIEKLTLHVESMHSERSQGIGNDYDHKKYFNLIRNPILERYSTETNTLIIRLNKLLDNRPTDPAARKQHEQGIVMWLDGKDVALCPECTKKFNFARRQHHCRLCGSVMCDNCSHFFEVDDAKILIGTHDDDDRVQKKPLRDEKDLDKEPETLRICGHCLRLLLNRKEIIETRIASHPIKQFYEKVQEIKKQIEPEIPVYNMIINSLYEGDSIYTIQDASALRGKILREAERIDDISKRILAIPSPAGSREESLKKAIRLAMIRYIKEQLMNIPEIPLEEEIKKLQLKRTQDLQQRIERERRLALEAYERYELHSTNNDTVRSSPASKKGSALKTVDNWSGYQDTSVSSSDPLVQQINIVKAYIKQAREAMKFEEVGALEINLRELQQELYRQQQEKSS, from the exons ATGGAGATGGAAGGTCCCAGCAGCGATCAATCCCATAACGAGCAGGGAGCAATAATCGAGGGGTTTTTGTGTCCCATTTGCAAAAGTGATCTCAAAACGATCGAAAAGTTGACTTTGCACGTCGAAAGTATGCATTCCGAGCGTTCTCAGGGAATCGGCAACGATTACGAccacaaaaagtattttaatttaattag aaatccaATTCTCGAAAGGTATTCAACGGAAACCAACACGCTGATAATTCGTTTGAACAAACTCCTGGATAATCGTCCCACGGATCCTGCAGCACGAAAACAGCATGAACAGGGCATCGTGATGTGGCTCGATGGCAAAGATGTCGCTTTGTGTCCCGAAtgtacgaaaaaattcaattttgcaaGGCGGCAGCATCATTGCCGGTTATGTGGGAGTGTCATGTGTGACAATTGTTCGCATTTTTTCGAAGTTGACGACGCGAAAATTCTTATAGGGACTCATGATGACGACGATCGGGTACAAAAAAAGCCTCTGAGGGACGAAAAAGATTTGGATAAAGAACCAGAAACGCTCCGAATTTGCGGACATTGCTTACGATTGCTGCTAAATCGAAAGGAAATCATCGAAACTCGCATCGCATCGCATCCAATCaagcaattttatgaaaaagtgcAAGAAATTAAGAAACAAATTGAACCAGAAATCCCCGTTTATAACATGATAATTAATTCTCTGTATGAAGGCGACTCCATTTACACAATCCAAGACGCCAGTGCCTTACGCGGCAAAATTTTACGCGAAGCCGAGCGAATCGATGACATCAGCAAACGAATTTTGGCAATCCCAAGTCCGGCAGGAAGTCGCGAAGAAAGTCTCAAAAAAGCCATTCGACTTGCGATGATTCGGTACATCAAAGAGCAACTAATGAACATCCCAGAAATCCCGTtggaagaagaaataaaaaaattacaactcaAAAGAACGCAGGATTTGCAACAGCGGATCGAACGAGAACGAAGACTGGCGTTGGAGGCATATGAACGATACGAGCTCCACAGCACGAATAATGACACGGTGCGATCGAGTCCGGCGTCGAAAAAGGGTTCGGCACTGAAAACAGTCGATAATTGGTCGGGATATCAAGATACGAGTGTCAGTAGCAGTGATCCGCTCGTGCAGCAAATTAATATTGTAAAAGCGTACATCAAGCAGGCGCGGGAAGCAATGAAGTTTGAGGAAGTTGGCGCGTTGGAGATTAATTTGCGCGAGTTACAACAGGAGTTGTATCGACAACAGCAGGAAAAGTCttcgtaa